In Sphaerospermopsis torques-reginae ITEP-024, the genomic window AGACATTTGTGCAACATTCTGTAAATGTGCTGCTAGTAGTTGTTCTTTACAATCTGTAGTAATTCTTGCTAAGTATTTCATTTTGTGATATGCCTTTCCTGAGTTTATAGGTTTCATGATGTTACATGAGACTATTTACAAAATGGCTAGTCTTGTGTTATACATAAATTTAGTTCAGAATATTAGCTAGTCTCATTATGTTATATGCAAGTCAAGCTATTTGGTGAATGGGCATTATTCACAAGGCCGGAGTTTAAAGCTGAACCGCACAGTTACAGGGTAATGCCCTTTACGGCGGCTGTAGGTGTATTAGAGTCTATTTTCTGGAAACCAGAAATTAAGTACAAGATTAATCACATCACGGTACTAAAGCCAATTAATACATTTAGCATCCAGCGTAACATGGTGCAGTCCAAACAAAGCTATAGAAATGCTAAAGATTGGATGAAGAGTGATGGTATAGGGAGTTACACTGCTGTGGGCGATCGCGCTCAGAGAAATCATGTCATATTGCATGATGTGGCCTACATTGTTGATTTCAATTTTGACTTACAAACAGAAGAAGATTTATCTAATAAATATGCAGCACAAATAAAGCGGAGAATTGAAAAAGGGCAATGTTTTAAACAACCCTATTTTGGATGTCGAGAATATATAGCCCATTTTGGTGTTCCTTCAGAAGAAGATCAAGCAGCACCAGAGTTAAAGGGGGAAATAGATTTAGGTTTAATGCCTAAAAAAATGCACTTTATACCTGATCAAAAAGGTACAGTTTCTTGGCGTACTGCTCAAGGTTTTGTCAAAGGAAATGTAGTTACAGAATTTGCTCACTTTATAATGCGAGATGGGCGGTTATGTTGCAAGAATTAAATCAATTAGGAATTGCTTTAGAACAGGATAATCAACTCACACCCATAGGATTTAGTGAATGTCTGTGTCATTGGCAAATTAATTTACCTTTAGGTAGTTTTCAAGTTTTAGAAACAGCAGCAACCAAAGGTAAACCGAAATTTGGCAGAAAAATATTAGTACCAGATTTGCGGCGTAATGGTGATGAACCATTATTAATTGATGATGGGGGAGAATATGTTTTTGGTGCTGGTGATAGAGGTGAAAAACGGCATCAACTGTATTTACAACTTCTGGAAAGATGTTTACAAGAAACTAACCACGAAGCAGTTAAAGCAGTTTATGATTTTGTTACTAACACCACTGTAGAAAAAATTACAGCCCAGTTAACAGAAATTTATCCACAAGCAGCTAATACAGATTGGTGTCGGGATAGATTTGTGTTTTTATTTGAAGGTAAACAAATCACCAAAATTTCCGTAGTTCAAAAATGGTGGTTTAATTATTATGGCAGTAAACAAGATACCGTTAATGGAGTTTGTTTATTAACAGGTGAACAGACTTTAACAATGGGGCGAAAAATGCCCATGATGGTTAAAGGTGTTCCCGGTGCTGCTACTGCTGGTGCTGCTATTAGTAGTTTTGATAAAAGTGCTTATCAATCTCACGGATGGGATGGAAATATTAACGCTCCCATTGGTTTTGAAAGTGCCGTTAGATTTCATAAAACTTTAGATTTTTTACTTAATAGTGACACCAATCGTTATAAATTAGGAGAGCAGGTTTTTGTTTATTGGGGAGAAGAAGACGGAGAAGGTATTAATCCTGAAATATGGGAAAATCCTGCCTTTGAATCTATTTTTGCAAGTCCCCATAGTCCGAAAAAATTTAATTTGGAGGATATTAAATCTAGCAGATTTTATTTAGCGATTCTCAAAGGTAATAAAGGGAGAATTTCCGTTAGTGGTTGGAGTGAAGTTACTACCCAAAAAATCAAAGATTCTATTCAGCAGTTTGTCGAATGTCAGCAACTTAATAATTTAGCACCTAGTCCGCTTTGGATGTTGTGTAATAGTGCTTTTTTTAATCCTAGTAAGGAACACACAGAAAGGATAGCAACTGCTTTAGTTAAAGCTGCTTTTTTAGGTGAAGCATTACCGGATGAATATGCTTACAGAATCATTGATCGGATATGTAAAGAAAAGGTGTTTAATGACTTTCCATCTAAATCTAAACAATCTCGATATTTTCCCAGACTGCAAGGTTTATTACTTTATTTAGCCACAAACAATATGAAATATCCCACAGGCGATCCTCAATTTGATACTGCTTACACTTTAGGCAGAATTGCATTTTTAATGCACCAATCACAAGTTAAAGCTCAAAATATGAGTGAAGATAATACTAATGTTATGCGTAGTTTAAAGACTTTATCTTCTACACCGACTCAAGTTTTTGCTCGGCTTTGTCATGGTTGTACTCATTATCATTTAGAAAGTGATAATAGTAAATTCAAAAAGTTACTAGCTGAAGAATTTGAAAACTTTGATATTTCTGTATTGCCAGAAGTGCTAGATTTAAAATCTCAGGCTTTGTTTTTTCAAGGTTGGTGGCAAAAAAGAGCCGAGTTTTTTAAAGGTAGGGAAAAATCTGAGTAGGTTGGTTTTAACAAAGTGAAACCCAACAAATAATTTTCAATGTTGGGTAATTTTCAATGTTAGGGAATTTTCAATGTTAGGGAATTTTCAATGTTGGGTAATTTTTAACATTGGGTAATTTTCAATGTTGGGTTTCGTACCTCAACCCAACCTACTAATAAACCAGATTGATGTGTAAGTTTGATAAAGCATAGGAATTGATGATTATGTACATAGGTAAAATGCAAATTGATCACATGAAATTTGTTTTACAAAAAATAGAGGATTTAGAAAATAAATTTCGTTTTATTGAGGCTGAAAATCAAAGTATGAAAGCAAGAATTACATATCTTGAATATGATTTACATACTGACAACCAAAGATTAAAAGATGAAAATTTTTACTTTCGTCAAGAGGTAGATTATTCATCTGAAGATTATTGTACAAAAGAGGATACTTGGCAACGTGAATATTTATCATAAAAACCTCTCTCCAAACTTCTCTCCTACCAGGAGAGAGGCTTTAAAAATCAGTTTTTATCTAATTCTTGTCCTCCTTCCCTCCCAGGACAGGGACTAGGGGTTAGGTCTTTAAATTATCCACAAATCACAAGGAACAAAAATCATGACTGCACATTTAGACCCTACTAAAAAACACGATGCAATTTTATTATTTGATTGTTTGGATGGTAATCCCAATGGTGATCCTGATGCCGGAAATCAACCAAGAATTGACCCTCAAACTAATCAAGGTTTGGTGACAGATGCCTGTTTAAAACGTAAGGTGAGAAATTATGTAGAGATGCTTGGTAAGGATGAAACAACACCAGAAAGATATAAAATATTTGTGGAAGAAGGAAGCGTATTAAATGAAAAAATCAGTCGCGCTTATGATGCTGTAGGTTTACCACAAAAAGAAGGAACTCCAGAACAACAATTACAGGTTGCTAAGTGGATGCAACAAAATTTTTATGATTTAAGAATGTTTGGTGCAGTATTATCTACTGGTTTAAAAGCTGGTCAAGTTTGGGGACCTGTGCAAATCAGTTTTTCTCGTAGTATTGATCCGGTTTTTCCCCAATCTGTGAGTATTACTCGTTGTGCTGCAACGGAAGAAAAAGAAAAAAAAGATGGTGTAAAAAAGGATAATAAAACTATGGGCAGAAAAGAGGTTTTACCCTATGGTTTATATAGGTCTTATGTTTTTTATAATCCCCATTTGGCGGAAAAATCTGGTTGTGTGAATGAACGGGATTTAGACTTATTTTGGCAAGCTTTGATTAAGGCTTGGGAATTTGACCGTTCTTCAGCACGGGGTTTTATGGCTTGTCGTAGTTTGTATGTTTTTACTCATGCCAGTAAATATGGTAATGCTCCTGTTCATCAGTTATTTGATAAACTGCAAATTAAAATTAAGTCTACTGTTGATGTACCCCGCAGTTTTGCTGATTATCAGGTTGACTTGGATGAGGTGTTACCTGATGGTGTGACTTTGACGAAGTTGGCTTGAAAATGCGCGGATGGGTGGGTGTTAAGTCGGAGTGATTATGACTAAGCTGGAAACTCTTGCACTGTCTAGTTTTTATTCATTAGGTGTTGTCAACCACCCGCGCACCTTACGCTGTAAGGGTTTCGGCGTTTTTCGTTCTTGTGCTGTTTTCTGGAATGGGGTATTATGGCAGGGTTCGCGCAAATCGTTGTGGAAATGTCCTATTTCTAAGGGTTTGCGCGATCGGCAGTGACAATTACTAATTAAGGTAATTGAGGATTGAAACAGGCATATTTTCCTAAGAAGTAATTATTAAGCCCGGTGACAATTACTAATTAAGGTAATTGAGGATTGAAACCTTCGCATACGTAGCCATGCCAAGATATTCCGCAAGTGACAATTACTAATTAAGGTAATTGAGGATTGAAACAGTTACGTCCGCGCCGGTGTACCTTTCTTGCATATTTTCACAGGTGACAATTACTAATTAAGGTAATTGAGGATTGAAACAGATATCCCAAGCTACCCACATCAGCGTTATCCTGGTGACAATTACTAATTAAGGTAATTGAGGATTGAAACCTTGGCTAGTTGTTTCAGTTGTTGATGGATGTTGGCGAGTGACAATTACTAATTAAGGTAATTGAGGATTGAAACATTAGATATGCTTTGGCTTCCGGCAGGATAACTGAGTGACAATTACTAATTAAGGTAATTAAGGATTGAAACCTCATGCCATAGCCACTGGTAACGGGTCCAGTGGTAGGTGACAATTACTAATTAAGGTAATTGAGGATTGAAACATTGAGGATTGAAACAAAACTAAAAGATAATGATTTTCACAATAAGAAATTACACAGTAATTGCAGATTGACATGACAAAAACCCATACCACTCATCTAAACCCACGCCAGTAGTAGCAGAAACCTGAAAAATTTGTATTTTTGGGTTTACCTGTTTTGCATATTCAATACATTTTTCTACATCAAACTGCAAATAGGGTAACAAATCAATTTTTGTAATAATCATAATGTCACTAGCGCGGAAAATATGAGGATATTTAATTGGTTTATCCTCCCCTTCCGTCACCGACAAAATTACAACTTTAGCCTGTTCACCTAAGTCAAATAAAGCTGGACAAACTAAATTACCCACATTTTCAATCATCACCACAGAATTTAATGGGGGGTTAAGTTCCTGTAAACCCTTTTCTATCATCGAAGCATCTAAATGACAA contains:
- the cas5c gene encoding type I-C CRISPR-associated protein Cas5c, coding for MQVKLFGEWALFTRPEFKAEPHSYRVMPFTAAVGVLESIFWKPEIKYKINHITVLKPINTFSIQRNMVQSKQSYRNAKDWMKSDGIGSYTAVGDRAQRNHVILHDVAYIVDFNFDLQTEEDLSNKYAAQIKRRIEKGQCFKQPYFGCREYIAHFGVPSEEDQAAPELKGEIDLGLMPKKMHFIPDQKGTVSWRTAQGFVKGNVVTEFAHFIMRDGRLCCKN
- a CDS encoding type I-C CRISPR-associated protein Cas8c/Csd1, whose protein sequence is MLQELNQLGIALEQDNQLTPIGFSECLCHWQINLPLGSFQVLETAATKGKPKFGRKILVPDLRRNGDEPLLIDDGGEYVFGAGDRGEKRHQLYLQLLERCLQETNHEAVKAVYDFVTNTTVEKITAQLTEIYPQAANTDWCRDRFVFLFEGKQITKISVVQKWWFNYYGSKQDTVNGVCLLTGEQTLTMGRKMPMMVKGVPGAATAGAAISSFDKSAYQSHGWDGNINAPIGFESAVRFHKTLDFLLNSDTNRYKLGEQVFVYWGEEDGEGINPEIWENPAFESIFASPHSPKKFNLEDIKSSRFYLAILKGNKGRISVSGWSEVTTQKIKDSIQQFVECQQLNNLAPSPLWMLCNSAFFNPSKEHTERIATALVKAAFLGEALPDEYAYRIIDRICKEKVFNDFPSKSKQSRYFPRLQGLLLYLATNNMKYPTGDPQFDTAYTLGRIAFLMHQSQVKAQNMSEDNTNVMRSLKTLSSTPTQVFARLCHGCTHYHLESDNSKFKKLLAEEFENFDISVLPEVLDLKSQALFFQGWWQKRAEFFKGREKSE
- the cas7c gene encoding type I-C CRISPR-associated protein Cas7/Csd2, which gives rise to MTAHLDPTKKHDAILLFDCLDGNPNGDPDAGNQPRIDPQTNQGLVTDACLKRKVRNYVEMLGKDETTPERYKIFVEEGSVLNEKISRAYDAVGLPQKEGTPEQQLQVAKWMQQNFYDLRMFGAVLSTGLKAGQVWGPVQISFSRSIDPVFPQSVSITRCAATEEKEKKDGVKKDNKTMGRKEVLPYGLYRSYVFYNPHLAEKSGCVNERDLDLFWQALIKAWEFDRSSARGFMACRSLYVFTHASKYGNAPVHQLFDKLQIKIKSTVDVPRSFADYQVDLDEVLPDGVTLTKLA